The DNA window AGCCTCTCTAAAGTTACTGAGGTGAAGCTCTCTGGGAATGAGAGTGGGAGGCCACGTATAAACCTCTCGTAAGGGCTTCAGAGAGCTACTGAACATCCAGAAAAAGGGGAAAACAGTACTTACAGATAGCACTACGAGGATCCAATACCTACAGACTGTGTAAGCACGGGAAGAGCGCATTTCGACATGACCCCCCATACTCATATCTACTCTCCTGCTTCTATCCTTCCGATGAACCTGAATTGCAAGAGAGTAATGACTAAAATGATTAGAAAGAGGATAAAAGCACTTGCGCAAGCCTTCCCCATTTGGAAAGCAACAAAAGCAACTTTGTAGAAATACATCATATAGATCAGCGTTGCTCTTCCAGGTCCACCTTGAGTGAGCACATACACCAGATCAAACGTTCTAAAGGCGTAAATCAGTGCCATGGTGAGAACAAAAAAGGTCACCGGCCACAGAAGGGGAAGGGTAATGAACCTCAATCTTTGCCATTCGGTTGCCCCATCAATGGCTGCTGCTTCATGGTATTCTCTGGGAATTCCCTGAAGTCCAGCCAAAAAGATAACCGTGTTCCAGCCATATCCATACCAAATAGCTACTAGGAAAGTCGACCAGGGTGCTAACCTTAAGTCAGACAACCAACCCTTTGGGGTCAGCCCCAAAAGTGTTAGAAAATAG is part of the Candidatus Caldatribacterium sp. genome and encodes:
- a CDS encoding sugar ABC transporter permease — protein: MVYHFPVAAHWWKTRRRLAPYAFVTPALLLLAVFTFYPVARAFILGLCKWDVLEVPVFVGFRNYSEILQDPAFWDALSFTFRFVLVTVPLNLLLALVSALLLNGDFPLKGFFRSLIFFPAFTSLVAIGMVWRYMYSTDYGIANYFLTLLGLTPKGWLSDLRLAPWSTFLVAIWYGYGWNTVIFLAGLQGIPREYHEAAAIDGATEWQRLRFITLPLLWPVTFFVLTMALIYAFRTFDLVYVLTQGGPGRATLIYMMYFYKVAFVAFQMGKACASAFILFLIILVITLLQFRFIGRIEAGE